In Intestinibacillus sp. Marseille-P6563, a single genomic region encodes these proteins:
- the xdhC gene encoding xanthine dehydrogenase subunit XdhC yields MLKIVHFIVNGQPVEVAIDEREALLDTLRTRLGLTSVKRGCEVGECGACTVLVDGRAVDSCLYLTVWAEGKHILTVEGLREDNGELSIIQRAFIEEAAVQCGFCTPGLILSAVEIIGEGEPRTRDELRQRISGHLCRCTGYENILNAVERALRESLP; encoded by the coding sequence ATGTTGAAAATCGTGCATTTCATCGTCAACGGCCAGCCGGTCGAGGTGGCTATCGACGAGCGGGAGGCCCTGCTCGACACCTTGCGCACCCGCCTGGGGCTGACCAGCGTCAAGCGCGGCTGCGAGGTGGGCGAGTGCGGCGCGTGCACCGTGCTGGTGGACGGCCGGGCGGTCGATTCCTGCCTGTATTTGACCGTGTGGGCCGAAGGAAAACATATACTTACCGTAGAAGGATTGCGAGAAGATAACGGAGAGTTATCTATTATCCAGCGCGCGTTTATCGAGGAAGCGGCGGTGCAGTGTGGCTTCTGTACGCCCGGCTTGATTTTGTCGGCTGTGGAGATCATCGGGGAAGGGGAACCCCGCACACGGGACGAACTGCGGCAGCGGATTTCCGGGCATTTGTGCCGCTGCACAGGGTATGAGAACATTTTAAACGCCGTCGAACGCGCGCTGCGCGAAAGTTTGCCCTAA
- a CDS encoding PadR family transcriptional regulator yields the protein MIPSQLLKGTLEGCILGVIGQKETYGYEIAQKLEGYGFGRIAEGTIYPLLLRLEKGGRIQAVYRPSAAGPKRKYYSLTAQGQADWEIFQRQYRELTQAVAHLLRDAAPGEASQ from the coding sequence ATGATCCCATCACAGCTGCTCAAGGGCACGCTGGAAGGCTGTATTCTGGGCGTAATCGGTCAAAAGGAGACCTATGGATATGAAATCGCGCAGAAACTGGAAGGCTATGGGTTTGGCCGCATCGCCGAAGGCACGATCTATCCCTTGCTGCTGCGGCTGGAAAAGGGCGGACGCATCCAGGCGGTCTACCGCCCGTCAGCCGCGGGTCCCAAACGCAAGTATTATTCCCTAACCGCGCAGGGGCAAGCGGATTGGGAAATCTTTCAAAGGCAGTATCGGGAACTGACACAGGCCGTCGCGCATCTTCTGCGCGACGCCGCACCGGGGGAGGCATCACAATGA